In one Zobellia galactanivorans genomic region, the following are encoded:
- a CDS encoding nuclear transport factor 2 family protein: protein MNIKENKKNAIAFYRMAYEGNPKAAIEKYCGGTYIQHNPHVANGPKGFVDYFERMQREYPEKSIKFVRAVAEGDLVALHTHQIWPDNDQYITMDFFRFDTKGKICEHWDSIQQIPKTSANPNTMY from the coding sequence ATGAATATCAAGGAAAACAAGAAAAATGCCATTGCCTTTTACCGAATGGCCTACGAAGGCAACCCCAAGGCGGCCATCGAAAAGTATTGTGGTGGGACCTATATTCAACACAACCCCCATGTGGCCAATGGCCCGAAAGGCTTTGTCGATTATTTTGAAAGAATGCAAAGGGAATACCCCGAAAAGTCCATTAAATTCGTGCGGGCCGTTGCCGAGGGCGATTTAGTAGCCCTGCACACGCACCAAATCTGGCCGGATAACGACCAATATATCACCATGGATTTTTTCCGCTTTGACACTAAGGGGAAAATCTGCGAACACTGGGATTCCATTCAACAAATCCCAAAAACATCGGCAAACCCAAATACCATGTATTGA
- a CDS encoding GNAT family N-acetyltransferase — MTIELLHKYDLNDAIQLQIKNLYKQLNDKNEQRPLHQILQDDNQVIFVVCKEEGQIVGMALLATYKVISGYRGLVEDVVVDADYRGKGIGRKLMEKLLQEAQHKNIDDILLFSGHHRTKAIALYKSLGFTLRESGVYNLKVPRP; from the coding sequence ATGACTATTGAACTTCTACACAAATACGATCTCAACGACGCCATTCAGTTACAGATAAAAAATCTATATAAACAACTGAACGACAAGAACGAACAGCGACCTTTGCATCAAATACTTCAAGATGACAACCAAGTTATCTTTGTGGTTTGCAAAGAAGAAGGGCAAATCGTCGGTATGGCCTTATTGGCCACCTATAAAGTGATTTCAGGTTATCGGGGACTGGTGGAAGATGTCGTCGTCGATGCCGACTATCGAGGTAAGGGAATCGGTAGAAAACTAATGGAGAAACTCTTGCAAGAGGCCCAACACAAGAACATAGATGATATCCTTTTATTTTCGGGCCACCATAGAACCAAGGCGATTGCCCTGTACAAAAGCCTAGGGTTTACCCTGCGTGAAAGCGGGGTCTACAATCTGAAAGTACCGAGGCCATAA
- a CDS encoding XRE family transcriptional regulator: protein MENEITLKRFIEVRRDLGYTQAEFAKLLGLSSTTADIERGRTKLSGKVVMELLKQFKINPLWLFGSSDNQYLETSKTSVIPKVVTVDNSGNENMVLVNAKAAAGYPQNIQDTSWYEQLPAFDLPIPEFRNATYRGFQVEGDSMLPNLKPGEWVLARAVEHIDDVSPNKMYVVVLEDAVLVKKVEKRPNSNNITLVSLNETYPPYEIKPYQIQEIWQVSSRITFGEDATTEKGLLKQLKESMDELKSQLRHVKKV, encoded by the coding sequence ATGGAAAATGAAATCACATTAAAACGATTTATCGAGGTACGCCGAGACTTAGGCTATACCCAAGCCGAATTTGCAAAATTATTAGGCCTGTCGAGTACTACGGCCGATATTGAAAGGGGGAGGACCAAACTTTCGGGAAAAGTGGTAATGGAGCTGCTGAAGCAGTTTAAGATCAATCCCTTGTGGCTTTTTGGAAGTAGCGACAATCAGTACTTGGAGACTTCGAAGACCAGCGTTATTCCAAAAGTCGTAACGGTCGATAACTCCGGAAACGAAAATATGGTCTTGGTGAATGCCAAGGCAGCGGCGGGCTATCCGCAAAACATTCAGGATACAAGCTGGTACGAACAGTTGCCGGCCTTCGACCTTCCCATACCGGAATTCAGGAATGCTACCTATCGCGGGTTTCAAGTAGAAGGGGATAGTATGCTCCCAAACCTAAAACCGGGCGAATGGGTCTTGGCCAGGGCCGTAGAGCATATCGACGATGTGAGTCCCAACAAAATGTACGTGGTGGTTCTAGAAGATGCGGTATTGGTCAAAAAAGTGGAAAAGCGCCCGAATTCGAACAACATTACCTTGGTTTCATTGAACGAGACCTATCCGCCCTATGAAATCAAACCGTATCAAATACAGGAAATTTGGCAGGTAAGTAGCAGGATCACCTTTGGGGAAGACGCCACTACGGAGAAAGGGCTTTTAAAACAACTGAAAGAGTCTATGGACGAACTCAAAAGTCAGTTACGCCATGTAAAGAAGGTCTAG
- a CDS encoding putative DNA modification/repair radical SAM protein, with protein MSFDRIKEKLNILADAAKYDVSCSSSGSVRKNDTNGLGDSSGMGICHSYTEDGRCVSLLKILLTNHCIFDCAYCVTRKSNDVQRAAFKIQEVVDLTINFYRRNYIEGLFLSSGIFKSPDYTMERLVAVAKKLRLEENFNGYIHLKSIPGASDELMREAGLYADRLSVNIEVPTISGLKLLAPDKKHEDFTKPMLKVKNEIIQYKSEKKIIKSTPKYAPAGQSTQMIVGATGESDKDIMYSATHYYKTYHMKRVYYSGYVPVADDSRLPAIGTQVPMLRENRLYQTDWLLRFYGFGVQELLNNDHPNLDMDVDPKLGWALRNMQYFPVDINKADKSVLARIPGLGMKSVHKIISARRFRKLNWEHLKKIGVALNRAKYFIVCDSSKWEHRDMEGPKIKGLILQNSTGKFRKEYSNQLQLF; from the coding sequence TTGTCATTTGATAGAATAAAGGAAAAACTGAACATCTTGGCAGACGCCGCCAAGTACGACGTTTCGTGCTCAAGCAGTGGAAGTGTTCGCAAGAACGATACCAATGGCCTGGGCGACAGTAGCGGTATGGGCATCTGCCATAGCTATACCGAAGACGGCAGGTGCGTCTCCTTGCTCAAGATCCTCTTGACCAACCACTGCATCTTTGACTGTGCCTATTGTGTAACCCGCAAGAGTAACGACGTGCAACGGGCGGCATTCAAGATCCAAGAGGTAGTAGACCTGACCATCAATTTTTATCGTCGCAACTATATCGAAGGCCTATTTCTCAGCTCGGGTATTTTCAAAAGTCCCGATTACACCATGGAGCGCCTAGTGGCCGTTGCCAAAAAGCTCCGATTGGAAGAGAATTTCAACGGCTACATCCACCTAAAGTCCATTCCCGGGGCAAGTGACGAGCTGATGCGCGAAGCGGGACTCTACGCCGACCGATTGTCGGTCAACATCGAGGTACCCACAATTTCAGGGCTCAAACTTTTGGCCCCCGATAAAAAACACGAAGATTTTACCAAGCCTATGCTAAAGGTGAAAAACGAAATCATTCAATATAAATCGGAGAAAAAAATCATCAAAAGCACCCCCAAATATGCCCCTGCCGGGCAAAGCACCCAAATGATCGTAGGCGCAACCGGGGAATCGGACAAAGATATTATGTACTCGGCCACACACTATTATAAAACCTACCACATGAAGCGGGTCTATTATTCGGGCTATGTACCGGTAGCAGACGATAGCCGATTACCTGCCATTGGAACCCAAGTACCCATGCTCAGGGAAAATAGACTCTACCAGACCGATTGGCTCTTGCGCTTCTACGGCTTTGGGGTTCAAGAACTTTTGAACAATGACCACCCCAACTTGGATATGGACGTAGACCCTAAATTAGGCTGGGCCCTTCGGAACATGCAATACTTCCCCGTTGACATCAACAAAGCCGATAAAAGCGTATTGGCGCGTATACCGGGCCTCGGTATGAAAAGCGTTCATAAAATCATTAGCGCCCGGCGCTTTAGAAAACTCAACTGGGAGCACCTTAAAAAAATCGGCGTGGCCTTGAACCGGGCCAAGTATTTCATTGTCTGTGATTCCAGCAAATGGGAACATAGGGATATGGAAGGCCCCAAGATAAAGGGATTGATCCTTCAAAATTCGACAGGAAAGTTTAGAAAGGAATACAGTAACCAATTGCAATTGTTTTAA
- a CDS encoding TIGR03915 family putative DNA repair protein — translation MNSTKTLIYDGSFNGFLTAIFVAFEEKAVVSDIQKHSVCQNGLFSETETILTQMDKAKRVWNGIHKKSHSAIKDIYFAFLSEHKGIEMLLYRFIRKMFASNTSIASDYSDGLVLKISQLARSVGREKHRMEAFVRFQLTKDEIYFANIEPDFNVLPLISKHFRSRYADQQWLIYDVKRKYGIFYDLNQVEIVSLDLEDIHTNSINKRAHFTDGEYNYQDLWNNYFKSTNIKSRINLKLHKQHVPKRYWKYLSEKKAV, via the coding sequence ATGAATTCGACTAAGACCCTTATTTACGACGGTAGTTTCAACGGATTTCTTACGGCCATTTTTGTGGCCTTTGAAGAAAAGGCAGTGGTGTCCGACATTCAGAAACACTCGGTCTGCCAAAACGGACTATTCTCGGAAACGGAAACCATTCTTACCCAAATGGACAAGGCCAAAAGGGTCTGGAACGGAATTCACAAGAAGAGCCACAGCGCCATAAAGGATATCTACTTTGCATTTTTGAGCGAGCACAAAGGCATTGAGATGTTGCTCTACCGCTTTATTCGGAAAATGTTCGCCTCCAATACTTCCATTGCCTCCGATTACTCGGACGGCCTAGTACTAAAAATCAGTCAACTCGCTCGCTCCGTGGGTCGTGAAAAGCATCGTATGGAAGCCTTTGTAAGATTTCAATTGACCAAGGACGAAATCTATTTCGCCAACATAGAGCCCGATTTCAATGTGCTTCCCCTCATTTCGAAACACTTTCGCTCAAGATATGCCGACCAGCAATGGCTGATTTACGATGTCAAACGAAAATACGGAATTTTTTACGATCTGAACCAAGTAGAAATCGTATCCCTAGACCTTGAAGACATCCATACCAACAGCATAAATAAAAGGGCCCATTTCACCGATGGGGAATACAACTATCAAGACCTTTGGAACAATTACTTTAAAAGCACCAATATAAAATCGCGCATCAATTTAAAGCTTCACAAACAACATGTACCCAAGCGGTATTGGAAATATTTAAGCGAAAAAAAGGCGGTATAG